A window of Lacibacter sediminis contains these coding sequences:
- a CDS encoding zinc-dependent peptidase, whose protein sequence is MPRDSVPIILHYKDSAFTVYSLEEYSQLPDSLKGSVEQQYYVDSVYNVLQYINTPAAVKEDDGSQDSGFSIVMIVVFGIIAFNIYRLIRQLIKEQNNPADAATFETDEGNEPEPAVRYLIYKGDELKFSDDEVHTVCKKYNPYYQKLNADKQPVFVERVQEFIRSKDFYICSPKGYKEMPILISASAVQITFGLKDFLLPHFSNIIIHPEEYFAYDPFRILVGNVQGHSISLSWKHFLQDYQNPTDGKNVGLHEMAHALQVQYLFRNPKRSNTFKEDYEHYDRIDDDVLNAEKTSGKRLFDENALRNKNEFWATSVELFFEKPIELKTQYPDLYESLRIVLNQDTAAM, encoded by the coding sequence ATGCCCAGGGATTCCGTACCAATCATATTACACTATAAAGATTCCGCTTTCACCGTTTATTCGCTGGAAGAATACAGTCAATTGCCCGATTCATTAAAAGGCAGTGTGGAACAACAATACTATGTTGATTCGGTTTACAATGTATTACAGTATATCAATACCCCTGCCGCAGTTAAAGAAGATGACGGTTCGCAGGATTCAGGGTTCTCAATTGTGATGATCGTTGTATTCGGCATTATTGCATTTAATATTTACCGTTTAATACGCCAGCTGATCAAAGAGCAAAACAATCCTGCTGATGCAGCAACGTTTGAGACTGATGAAGGAAATGAACCAGAACCTGCAGTGCGTTATCTTATCTACAAAGGAGATGAATTGAAATTTAGTGATGATGAAGTGCATACAGTATGCAAAAAATATAATCCGTACTATCAAAAACTAAATGCTGATAAACAGCCTGTTTTTGTTGAGCGTGTGCAGGAATTTATTCGCAGTAAAGATTTTTACATCTGCTCACCAAAGGGATATAAAGAAATGCCGATCCTTATATCTGCATCAGCTGTACAGATCACATTTGGGTTAAAAGATTTTCTGCTTCCGCATTTCTCAAATATCATTATCCATCCGGAAGAGTACTTTGCCTATGATCCTTTCCGTATACTGGTTGGCAATGTACAGGGGCATTCAATTTCACTTTCCTGGAAACATTTCCTGCAGGATTATCAAAACCCAACTGACGGAAAAAATGTTGGTTTGCATGAAATGGCGCATGCCTTACAGGTACAGTATTTATTCCGCAATCCCAAACGAAGCAATACGTTCAAAGAAGATTATGAACATTACGATCGCATTGATGACGATGTATTGAATGCAGAAAAAACAAGTGGTAAACGTCTGTTCGATGAAAATGCATTGCGGAATAAAAATGAATTCTGGGCAACATCAGTAGAATTGTTCTTTGAAAAACCAATTGAATTAAAAACACAATACCCCGATCTCTACGAAAGTTTACGGATTGTACTTAACCAGGATACGGCTGCTATGTAA
- a CDS encoding DUF2130 domain-containing protein — MSTEIKCPNCGHEFEPTDSIREEVQKELRAKMSEWQKQQQQKFDAQLLEEKKRTQKETEESLRKNIVSDFENKLRLLEENNKESQEKLKLAREKEIEFLKKEQALLSKEQELDLQLQKMLLEERNKLSEVIRKEEAEKISLKETEYLLKNKELEEKLEAQKKLVDEMKRKSEQGSMQMQGEAQELLLEDLLRQSFPYDSIEEVGKGVKGADCMLLVRNKFGQECGKIIFESKRTKDFSEQWIEKLKADMRSQAADIAVIVTQAMPKGLDRFGEKDGVWVCSFAEVKALTHVLRDSIVRIAQATTGQENKGEKMHMLYDYLTGNEFAEQWKAIREGFMSMKISIQKERDAMEKLWKQREKQLEKVLLNAAHIRGSVEGIAGTDVNIALLEDSPDLLTDE, encoded by the coding sequence ATGTCAACCGAAATAAAATGCCCGAATTGTGGTCACGAATTTGAACCAACCGACAGCATCCGTGAAGAAGTGCAGAAAGAACTGCGTGCAAAAATGAGCGAATGGCAAAAACAGCAACAGCAAAAATTTGATGCCCAATTGCTTGAAGAAAAAAAGAGAACACAAAAAGAAACAGAAGAATCCTTACGCAAAAACATTGTAAGCGATTTTGAAAATAAACTTCGTTTACTGGAAGAGAATAACAAAGAGAGTCAGGAGAAATTAAAGCTGGCCCGTGAAAAAGAAATTGAGTTTCTGAAAAAAGAACAGGCGCTGCTTTCGAAAGAACAGGAACTTGATCTGCAACTGCAAAAAATGTTGCTGGAAGAACGCAATAAACTCTCTGAAGTAATACGAAAAGAAGAAGCAGAAAAAATTTCATTGAAAGAAACCGAATACTTACTGAAGAATAAAGAGCTGGAAGAAAAACTGGAAGCACAAAAAAAGCTGGTAGATGAAATGAAACGGAAATCGGAACAAGGCTCTATGCAGATGCAAGGCGAGGCGCAGGAGTTGCTGCTGGAAGATCTGTTACGTCAGTCGTTTCCTTACGATTCTATTGAAGAAGTAGGCAAAGGCGTAAAAGGTGCCGATTGTATGTTGTTGGTTCGCAATAAATTCGGGCAGGAATGTGGCAAGATCATTTTTGAAAGTAAACGCACCAAAGATTTTTCCGAGCAATGGATCGAAAAATTAAAAGCTGATATGCGCAGCCAGGCGGCCGATATTGCTGTCATAGTTACGCAGGCCATGCCGAAAGGGCTGGACCGGTTTGGCGAAAAAGATGGCGTGTGGGTGTGCAGCTTTGCTGAAGTAAAAGCGTTAACGCATGTATTGAGAGATAGCATTGTTCGTATTGCGCAGGCTACAACGGGACAGGAAAACAAAGGTGAAAAAATGCACATGCTGTACGATTACCTTACAGGAAATGAGTTCGCCGAACAATGGAAAGCCATTCGTGAAGGTTTTATGAGTATGAAAATTTCTATTCAAAAGGAACGTGATGCAATGGAAAAATTATGGAAACAACGGGAAAAGCAATTAGAGAAAGTATTGTTGAATGCAGCACATATAAGAGGATCAGTAGAGGGTATTGCAGGTACTGATGTTAACATTGCATTACTCGAAGATTCACCAGATCTGTTAACTGACGAATAA
- a CDS encoding DUF6498-containing protein — protein MLQRIVKDPGFWFLLLMNGYLIYYYQQQPGEFNTIIWIYWLQSVLIGLFNFFDLMSVKNPDSTSMSLNSQPVTKGSMGCAAWFFLLHYGFFHFVYAIFLLVGKHSGVNGKLLLITAGIFVIESTIQFIRKRNSLQLEKVNVGKMFFTPYLRIVPMHLMILVPSFLGITASVLFLVLKTVADAGMYLLTTQKDFTLIKSLSR, from the coding sequence TTGTTACAACGCATTGTCAAAGACCCAGGCTTTTGGTTTCTTCTACTGATGAATGGCTATCTTATCTATTATTACCAGCAACAGCCGGGAGAGTTTAATACCATTATCTGGATCTATTGGCTCCAAAGTGTATTGATAGGCTTGTTTAATTTTTTTGATCTGATGTCAGTCAAAAATCCTGACAGCACAAGCATGTCACTGAACAGCCAACCGGTTACGAAAGGCAGCATGGGTTGTGCTGCCTGGTTCTTTCTCCTTCATTATGGCTTTTTTCATTTTGTTTATGCAATTTTTCTCCTCGTTGGCAAACACAGTGGAGTAAATGGTAAACTCTTATTGATCACAGCCGGTATATTTGTTATTGAAAGCACTATACAGTTTATCCGCAAACGAAACAGCTTGCAACTGGAGAAAGTAAATGTGGGCAAGATGTTTTTTACACCTTACCTGCGCATCGTTCCAATGCACCTGATGATATTGGTTCCATCGTTTCTTGGCATAACTGCGAGTGTTTTATTTCTTGTTTTAAAAACTGTTGCTGATGCAGGCATGTACCTGCTCACCACACAAAAAGACTTTACATTGATAAAATCATTGAGCCGATAA
- a CDS encoding PAS domain-containing sensor histidine kinase — MQSTADSKLFQTLFDHASIGIIVVNSSAEIITINKFALQQFGYDEGDDVLGKKIELFIPSRFHHRHESHRNGYMHDPKSRPMGIGLDLYAVKKDGSEFPVEISLGNYHVDENKFVVAFVNDITLRKQAEQALVKLNEELEKKVEDRTVTLRETVEKLNEQIQETEEKDRELMAALSKEKELGELKSRFVSVASHEFRTPLSTVLSSVYLLQKYTNTDEQPKREKHIQRIISSVNLLTDILNDFLNVGKIEEGKIQARFSIFDIEKNTTETIAEMQNICKKGQQIGYKHEGDTQVELDPGMFKHISLNLLSNAIKFSPENSVIQLNTKVSENEIEFRIKDSGIGISKEDQEHLFERFFRAANAINIQGTGLGLHIVSKYAELMNGHISCKSETDNGTEFTVTFQKQH; from the coding sequence ATGCAGTCTACAGCAGATTCCAAACTATTTCAAACACTTTTTGATCACGCCAGCATTGGGATCATAGTTGTCAACTCTTCAGCTGAAATTATTACCATCAATAAGTTTGCCCTGCAACAGTTTGGTTATGATGAAGGGGATGATGTATTGGGTAAAAAAATCGAATTGTTCATTCCCTCCCGTTTTCATCATCGCCATGAAAGTCATCGGAACGGATATATGCATGATCCAAAGAGCAGACCGATGGGCATCGGGCTGGATTTGTATGCCGTGAAAAAAGACGGCTCAGAGTTTCCAGTGGAGATCAGCCTTGGTAACTACCATGTTGATGAAAATAAGTTTGTAGTGGCTTTTGTGAATGATATTACACTGCGGAAACAGGCAGAACAGGCATTGGTAAAGTTGAATGAAGAACTGGAGAAAAAAGTGGAGGACAGGACTGTTACCTTGCGGGAAACAGTTGAAAAGCTGAATGAACAGATTCAGGAAACCGAGGAGAAGGACAGGGAGCTGATGGCTGCCCTCAGTAAAGAAAAGGAATTAGGTGAATTGAAATCGAGGTTTGTTTCAGTAGCATCACATGAGTTTCGTACACCGCTGAGTACAGTACTATCATCAGTTTATCTTCTGCAGAAGTACACAAATACAGATGAGCAACCCAAACGGGAAAAACATATTCAACGTATTATTTCATCTGTTAATCTGCTTACAGATATCCTCAACGACTTCCTGAATGTGGGAAAGATCGAAGAAGGAAAAATACAGGCACGTTTCAGCATATTTGATATTGAGAAGAACACAACAGAAACGATAGCCGAAATGCAGAATATTTGTAAGAAAGGGCAGCAGATCGGATACAAGCATGAAGGTGATACGCAGGTTGAACTTGATCCCGGTATGTTTAAACATATCAGCTTAAATTTATTGTCGAATGCCATCAAGTTCTCGCCGGAAAACTCGGTGATTCAACTCAATACAAAAGTGTCTGAAAATGAAATTGAGTTCAGGATAAAAGACAGTGGTATTGGCATTTCAAAAGAAGACCAAGAACATTTGTTCGAACGTTTTTTCAGGGCTGCCAATGCGATCAATATACAAGGAACGGGGTTGGGCCTGCACATTGTGTCGAAATACGCTGAGTTGATGAATGGACACATTTCCTGCAAAAGTGAAACCGATAACGGAACCGAATTTACCGTTACCTTTCAAAAACAACACTAA
- a CDS encoding response regulator has translation MKKILLIEDNDDIRENTAEILELANYKVVTAANGKLGIETALAEQPDLIVCDIMMPVLDGYGVLHTLHKNETVKNIPFIFLTAKTERSDLRRGMELGADDYITKPFSGTELLNAIEGRLKKADLLKEEYTSGLDGVNKLLAATGSKDALESLTADRDINKYKKKQTVYNEGNRAARLFYIVKGKVKTFKTNDDGKELVVGLYNEGDFLGYVALLEGGSYKETAEAMEDSELAIIPKADFDELMHSNSQVSEKFIQLLARNVAEKEDHLLGLAYNSLRKKVADALISLQKKYQTGEGHFSINISRENLASIAGTATESLIRTLGDFRSEKLIEIKEGNIVILNEKKLENLIN, from the coding sequence ATGAAAAAAATTCTGCTAATAGAAGATAATGATGATATACGGGAGAATACTGCCGAGATTCTGGAACTGGCCAACTACAAAGTTGTAACCGCTGCCAACGGTAAACTCGGTATTGAAACAGCATTGGCTGAACAACCCGACCTGATCGTTTGTGATATTATGATGCCTGTTCTTGATGGGTATGGTGTGTTACACACGTTGCATAAGAACGAAACGGTAAAAAATATTCCTTTTATTTTTCTAACGGCCAAGACAGAACGAAGCGATCTGCGTCGTGGTATGGAACTTGGTGCCGATGACTACATCACCAAACCATTCAGTGGAACAGAATTGCTCAATGCCATTGAAGGACGGTTGAAAAAAGCTGATCTGTTAAAAGAAGAATATACATCGGGGCTCGATGGTGTAAACAAACTCCTTGCAGCTACCGGATCAAAAGATGCGCTGGAATCACTTACCGCCGACAGGGATATCAATAAATACAAAAAGAAGCAGACAGTTTATAATGAAGGCAATCGTGCCGCACGTTTGTTTTACATCGTAAAGGGGAAAGTAAAAACGTTTAAAACAAATGATGACGGCAAGGAACTGGTAGTAGGGTTATATAACGAGGGCGACTTTTTAGGTTATGTAGCATTACTCGAAGGTGGTTCTTACAAAGAAACTGCTGAAGCAATGGAAGACAGTGAGCTGGCTATTATACCCAAGGCAGATTTTGATGAACTGATGCACAGCAACAGCCAGGTGTCAGAAAAGTTTATTCAATTGCTGGCAAGAAATGTAGCTGAGAAAGAAGATCATTTACTAGGACTTGCCTACAACTCATTACGCAAAAAAGTTGCTGATGCTTTGATCAGTCTTCAGAAAAAATACCAAACAGGCGAGGGACATTTTTCTATTAACATCAGTCGTGAGAACCTTGCGAGTATTGCAGGCACTGCAACCGAATCACTCATCCGTACGCTGGGCGATTTCCGTTCAGAAAAATTAATTGAGATCAAGGAAGGAAATATTGTGATCCTCAACGAGAAAAAATTAGAAAACCTGATCAATTAA
- a CDS encoding sulfite exporter TauE/SafE family protein, whose translation MITEAITGGLILGAFSSLHCVGMCGPLALALPVQHLPLWQQRVAALMYNAGRIVTYTLFGLLFGLAGRGLYMAGFQQWLSIINGAVILVFIINYYFLKKAWQPKWTLKLHTAVQQLMIKTLRTDRKEAYVLLGMINGLLPCGMVYVALAAALNFREVQQSVLFMSAFGAGTIPLMLLLSIAGSSFSFSIRGRIKRVVPYLMTMMAVLLILRGMNLGIPFISPVMASEPAAAIPCH comes from the coding sequence ATGATAACAGAAGCAATTACAGGCGGTTTGATCCTGGGTGCGTTCAGCAGCCTGCACTGCGTTGGCATGTGCGGACCGCTGGCATTAGCACTGCCTGTGCAGCATTTACCGTTGTGGCAACAACGTGTTGCAGCGTTAATGTATAACGCCGGCCGCATTGTTACCTATACATTGTTTGGTTTATTATTTGGTCTTGCTGGTCGTGGTTTATACATGGCAGGTTTCCAGCAATGGTTATCTATTATCAACGGAGCTGTTATTCTTGTGTTCATCATCAATTATTATTTTTTGAAAAAAGCCTGGCAACCAAAATGGACGTTGAAGTTGCATACAGCAGTACAACAACTCATGATCAAAACGCTGCGTACCGATCGGAAAGAAGCATACGTGTTGCTGGGTATGATCAATGGATTACTTCCCTGCGGCATGGTGTATGTGGCGCTTGCAGCAGCGTTAAATTTTCGTGAAGTGCAGCAGAGCGTCTTGTTCATGAGTGCCTTTGGTGCCGGTACTATTCCGTTAATGTTATTGTTAAGCATAGCAGGGAGCAGTTTTTCTTTTTCAATACGTGGACGTATTAAAAGAGTTGTTCCTTATTTAATGACCATGATGGCTGTATTGTTAATACTGCGTGGCATGAACCTTGGCATTCCGTTCATAAGCCCGGTAATGGCAAGCGAACCAGCTGCAGCAATACCTTGTCACTAA
- a CDS encoding FixH family protein, which yields MTLNWGHKITLAFSAFVVFMFVMVYKSMKTDFQLVTKEYYKDELAYQQVIDGTNRANNLSTAVQATQLNNELIIQLPTEMKGKTISGNIWLYCSSDDKKDHRLELAVDENGRQVISSKNMLPANYLLKVSWKAGELNYYNEQRITLK from the coding sequence ATGACACTGAATTGGGGACATAAGATCACACTGGCGTTTTCGGCATTTGTTGTGTTCATGTTTGTAATGGTTTACAAAAGCATGAAAACAGATTTCCAGTTGGTGACCAAAGAATATTATAAAGATGAACTGGCTTATCAACAGGTGATCGATGGCACGAACCGTGCAAACAATCTCAGTACCGCTGTGCAGGCAACACAATTGAATAATGAGCTTATTATTCAACTGCCAACAGAGATGAAAGGCAAAACAATCAGCGGCAACATTTGGCTCTATTGCTCTTCTGATGACAAGAAGGATCACAGACTTGAACTGGCGGTTGATGAAAATGGCAGGCAGGTGATCAGCAGTAAAAACATGTTGCCTGCAAACTATTTATTAAAGGTTTCATGGAAAGCAGGTGAGTTGAATTACTATAATGAACAACGCATAACATTAAAATGA
- the ccoG gene encoding cytochrome c oxidase accessory protein CcoG yields MNTDGNIQTQSNKESFRDTLATIDAQGKRKWIFAQKPKGKFYNIRTYVSFFFFLLFVTLPFIQMNGRPLFMFNIPQAKFILFGKVFWPQDFFIFGIIMITFIVFIVLFTSAFGRLFCGWICPQTIFMEMLFRKLEYAIEGSAAKQKLMAAGPWTTEKIVRKTIKHVVFYLLAFIIANLFLAYIIGVEELWAMIKQPAANVGTIAALLVFSSVFYAVYAFFREQACTVVCPYGRLQGVLLDKNSMVVAYDYKRGEERKKIDKKEERTAGDCIDCFQCVKVCPTGIDIRNGTQMECVGCTACIDACDHMMESVGFKKGLIRYASENGIANHEKLHYTRRMKMYTGLLAVLLILLTTLLLSQKDVKATVMRTPGLLYQEKGQDSVSNLYNIKVVNKTMNDIPLTVKLEDGDGNVQVVGKNINVQKEGQGSGSFFITIPKKRIQQRKTVLNVGLYQGDKRIVVVKTSFLGPLYSNN; encoded by the coding sequence ATGAACACAGACGGTAACATACAAACACAATCAAACAAAGAATCGTTCCGTGATACGCTTGCAACAATAGATGCACAGGGAAAACGGAAATGGATCTTTGCGCAAAAACCAAAGGGGAAATTCTATAACATACGTACTTATGTAAGTTTCTTTTTCTTCCTGCTGTTTGTAACACTTCCGTTTATTCAAATGAACGGACGGCCATTGTTCATGTTCAATATTCCGCAGGCGAAATTTATTCTGTTTGGAAAAGTTTTCTGGCCACAGGATTTTTTCATCTTCGGTATCATCATGATCACCTTCATTGTGTTCATTGTTTTGTTTACATCTGCGTTCGGTCGTTTGTTCTGTGGCTGGATCTGTCCACAAACCATCTTCATGGAAATGCTCTTCCGCAAACTGGAATATGCAATTGAAGGCAGTGCAGCCAAGCAAAAGTTAATGGCTGCAGGTCCGTGGACAACCGAAAAGATCGTTCGCAAAACAATTAAACACGTTGTGTTTTATTTGCTGGCGTTCATTATTGCTAATTTATTTCTTGCTTATATCATTGGTGTTGAGGAATTGTGGGCCATGATCAAGCAGCCTGCTGCTAACGTTGGCACCATTGCAGCGCTCTTGGTTTTTTCATCGGTGTTTTATGCAGTGTATGCATTTTTCCGTGAGCAGGCCTGCACAGTTGTTTGTCCTTACGGACGATTACAAGGTGTATTGCTCGATAAAAACTCAATGGTAGTAGCATATGATTACAAACGTGGCGAAGAACGGAAAAAGATCGATAAGAAAGAAGAACGTACGGCTGGTGATTGTATCGATTGTTTTCAATGTGTGAAGGTTTGTCCTACAGGTATTGATATCCGCAATGGTACCCAAATGGAATGTGTGGGTTGCACAGCCTGTATTGATGCCTGCGATCATATGATGGAAAGTGTAGGTTTTAAAAAAGGATTGATCCGTTATGCAAGTGAGAACGGCATTGCCAATCATGAAAAACTGCATTACACACGTCGTATGAAAATGTACACAGGCTTGCTGGCTGTGTTACTCATTTTGCTCACCACATTATTGCTGTCGCAAAAAGATGTGAAGGCAACTGTGATGCGTACACCGGGTTTACTGTACCAGGAAAAAGGACAAGACAGTGTTTCAAACCTGTACAACATTAAGGTGGTAAATAAAACAATGAATGATATTCCGCTTACTGTGAAATTAGAAGATGGTGATGGCAATGTGCAGGTAGTAGGTAAGAATATCAATGTTCAAAAAGAAGGACAAGGTTCAGGATCATTCTTTATTACTATTCCGAAGAAACGTATTCAGCAACGGAAAACAGTATTGAACGTTGGATTATACCAGGGAGATAAACGGATCGTGGTTGTAAAAACAAGTTTTCTCGGGCCACTTTATTCAAACAACTAA
- a CDS encoding cbb3-type cytochrome c oxidase N-terminal domain-containing protein: MFTYRSNYLQPFLRKLLIMLPLLIAGTVATAQTTSGAPAPSIWDNPLALTMLAIIFVLLLVIALLANVVLGTARLHFDKQKKKNNAAQTITAIALFLLPMMASAQETAEAAAPAGPTSIGGLSATTFWLLSTVIAVEFLVIIVMGLFVKSFLAKEKVTLAVVEETAAAKPSSFKVWWDKLNSFKPMEQEADIDLGHDYDGIRELDNRMPPWWIYGFYLTIIVAGIYIWRYHIAETAPLSKQEFEIAMKHAEEEKAAYLAKAANNIDENTVTLITDKAAIDAGKNNFVQMCAACHGKSGEGIVGPNLTDDYWLNGGSIKDIFKTIKYGRPEKGMKSWQDDYSPVQIAQLASFIKSLHGTNPPNAKDKQGDLYKENAAPAQDSATAKKDVVSN; this comes from the coding sequence ATGTTCACATACAGATCAAATTATCTGCAACCATTTTTACGGAAGCTGTTGATTATGCTGCCGCTGTTAATCGCCGGCACTGTAGCTACAGCTCAAACAACATCCGGTGCTCCTGCTCCCTCCATTTGGGACAACCCACTTGCACTTACTATGCTGGCCATCATCTTTGTTTTGTTACTGGTGATCGCACTGCTGGCAAATGTTGTGTTGGGAACAGCCCGTCTTCATTTCGATAAACAGAAGAAAAAAAATAATGCCGCACAAACGATCACAGCTATTGCATTATTTCTTTTACCAATGATGGCATCGGCTCAGGAAACAGCAGAAGCTGCTGCTCCTGCAGGCCCCACTTCTATTGGCGGTTTATCAGCTACCACCTTCTGGCTACTCTCAACAGTAATTGCAGTAGAGTTCCTGGTAATTATTGTGATGGGATTATTTGTAAAAAGTTTTCTTGCTAAAGAAAAAGTGACACTTGCTGTTGTCGAAGAAACAGCTGCTGCAAAACCTTCGTCTTTTAAAGTATGGTGGGATAAGCTCAACAGCTTTAAACCAATGGAACAGGAAGCTGATATTGATCTAGGTCATGATTATGATGGCATCCGTGAGCTTGATAATCGAATGCCACCGTGGTGGATCTATGGTTTTTATTTAACCATTATTGTTGCAGGGATCTACATCTGGCGTTATCATATTGCTGAAACAGCTCCTCTCAGCAAACAGGAATTTGAAATTGCCATGAAACATGCTGAAGAAGAGAAAGCAGCTTACCTCGCAAAAGCAGCAAATAATATTGATGAGAACACGGTTACACTCATTACCGATAAAGCTGCCATCGATGCTGGTAAAAATAATTTTGTACAAATGTGTGCAGCCTGTCATGGTAAATCCGGGGAAGGTATTGTTGGACCAAACTTAACTGATGATTACTGGTTGAATGGTGGCAGTATAAAAGATATTTTCAAAACCATTAAATACGGCCGGCCTGAAAAAGGAATGAAGAGCTGGCAGGATGATTATTCGCCTGTGCAAATTGCACAACTGGCAAGTTTTATTAAATCATTACATGGCACTAATCCACCAAACGCAAAAGACAAACAAGGCGACCTGTACAAAGAAAATGCGGCTCCTGCACAGGATTCAGCAACTGCAAAAAAAGACGTAGTCAGCAACTGA
- a CDS encoding CcoQ/FixQ family Cbb3-type cytochrome c oxidase assembly chaperone, with protein sequence MKFINYLEKISNVSFYGLTSFLIFFIFFCAVFIYVLRASKKEMNECSRIPLD encoded by the coding sequence ATGAAATTTATCAACTATCTCGAAAAGATCAGCAATGTAAGTTTTTACGGATTGACTTCTTTTCTCATCTTCTTCATTTTCTTCTGTGCCGTGTTCATTTATGTACTGCGTGCAAGTAAAAAAGAAATGAATGAATGCAGCCGTATTCCATTAGACTAA